Proteins encoded in a region of the Zea mays cultivar B73 chromosome 4, Zm-B73-REFERENCE-NAM-5.0, whole genome shotgun sequence genome:
- the LOC100384282 gene encoding ERAD-associated E3 ubiquitin-protein ligase HRD1 isoform X4 codes for MIRLPTYAAFSLLATASAAYYAFSSREQFYPAMVYLSTSKICFVLLLNTGLVAMCVAWQLARRLFLGSLREAEVERLNEQSWREVIEILFAVTIFRQDFSVSFLAMVAALLLVKALHWLAQKRVEYIETTPSVPLLSHIRIVSFMVFLLTVDCLFLSNSLRSLIQKQEASVAIFFSFEYMILATSTVSTFVKYIFYVSDMLMEDYVRYRKITSNMNERFPDATSEELDVSDATCIICREEMTTAKKLLCGHLFHVHCLRSWLERQHTCPTCRAPIIPADNGHAVSARQHGAQAGVQPAAGTATPSSEGAPGENMSRHQAKLEAAAAAASLYGRSFVYPPANTLKSRSVPPQPASSTPQSEASSSNHQSQKDQEMQSRNSSDGLVPLPLNADGAVGSGTSTRDLENSLQKAQENFIKSQIEMLQIQLQMVQRGAAGPPSNENTEHTEE; via the exons ATGATCCGACTACCGACGTACGCAGCGTTCAGCCTGCTGGCGACGGCGTCGGCGGCGTACTACGCGTTCAGCAGCCGTGAGCAGTTCTACCCGGCGATGGTGTACCTCTCCACCTCCAAGATCTGCTTCGTGCTGCTCCTCAACACGGGCCTCGTCGCCATGTGCGTCGCCTGGCAGCTCGCCAGGCGCCTCTTCCTCGGCTCGCTCCGTGAGGCCGAGGTTGAGCGCCTCAACGAGCAGTCCTGGCGGGAGGTCATCGAGATCCTCTTTGCTGTCACCATCTTCCGACAGGATTTCTCTGTTTCCTTTCTTGCCATGGttgctgcgcttctcctcgtcaagGCGCTGCACTGGCTTGCACAGAAGAGGGTCGAGTACATTGAGACCACGCCCTCTGTGCCCTTGCTCTCGCACATCAGGATCGTCTCCTTCATGGTTTTCCTGCTTACCGTCGACTGCCTCTTCCTGTCAAACTCGCTCAGGTCACTCATACAGAAGCAGGAGGCGTCCGTTGCCATCTTCTTCTCCTTTGA GTATATGATACTAGCAACATCCACAGTATCAACATTCGTGAAGTATATATTCTATGTTAGTGACATGCTAATGGAAG ATTATGTGCGCTACAGAAAGATCACTTCCAACATGAATGAACGCTTTCCAGATGCTACATCAGAAGAGCTCGATGT GAGTGATGCTACATGTATTATTTGCCGTGAGGAGATGACTACAGCAAAGAAACTGCTCTGTGGGCATCTGTTCCATGTGCATTGTCTAAGGTCGTGGCTAGAACGCCAACACACTTGCCCCACGTGCAGAGCTCCAATCATTCCCGCAGATAATGGACATGCTGTATCAGCACGACAACATGGAGCCCAGGCTGGGGTTCAGCCTG CTGCAGGTACTGCCACTCCATCCTCAGAAGGAGCACCAGGTGAGAACATGAGCAGGCACCAAGCAAAACTTGAAGCTGCTGCAGCGGCAGCTTCTTTATATGGAAGGTCTTTTGTTTATCCTCCAGCAAACAccctaaaaag CAGGTCTGTTCCTCCTCAGCCTGCATCAAGTACACCACAATCTGAAGCAAGTAGCTCCAATCATCAGTcacaaaaagaccaagaaatgcagTCCCGAAACAGCAGCGATGGTTTAGTGCCTCTGCCTCTTAATGCAGATGGTGCTGTTGGTTCAGGAACAAGCACAAGGGACCTTGAAAATTCACTTCAGAAGGCACAAGAAAACTTTATTAAGAGCCAGATTGAG ATGTTACAGATCCAACTGCAAATGGTGCAGCGTGGCGCTGCTGGGCCGCCCAGTAACGAGAATACTGAGCACACAGAAGAATGA
- the LOC100384282 gene encoding ERAD-associated E3 ubiquitin-protein ligase HRD1 isoform X2 — translation MIRLPTYAAFSLLATASAAYYAFSSREQFYPAMVYLSTSKICFVLLLNTGLVAMCVAWQLARRLFLGSLREAEVERLNEQSWREVIEILFAVTIFRQDFSVSFLAMVAALLLVKALHWLAQKRVEYIETTPSVPLLSHIRIVSFMVFLLTVDCLFLSNSLRSLIQKQEASVAIFFSFEYMILATSTVSTFVKYIFYVSDMLMEGQWEKKAVYTFYLELISDLVHLSLYMLFFIAIFLNYGVPLHLIRELYETFRNFRIRIADYVRYRKITSNMNERFPDATSEELDVSDATCIICREEMTTAKKLLCGHLFHVHCLRSWLERQHTCPTCRAPIIPADNGHAVSARQHGAQAGVQPGTATPSSEGAPGENMSRHQAKLEAAAAAASLYGRSFVYPPANTLKSRSVPPQPASSTPQSEASSSNHQSQKDQEMQSRNSSDGLVPLPLNADGAVGSGTSTRDLENSLQKAQENFIKSQIEMLQIQLQMVQRGAAGPPSNENTEHTEE, via the exons ATGATCCGACTACCGACGTACGCAGCGTTCAGCCTGCTGGCGACGGCGTCGGCGGCGTACTACGCGTTCAGCAGCCGTGAGCAGTTCTACCCGGCGATGGTGTACCTCTCCACCTCCAAGATCTGCTTCGTGCTGCTCCTCAACACGGGCCTCGTCGCCATGTGCGTCGCCTGGCAGCTCGCCAGGCGCCTCTTCCTCGGCTCGCTCCGTGAGGCCGAGGTTGAGCGCCTCAACGAGCAGTCCTGGCGGGAGGTCATCGAGATCCTCTTTGCTGTCACCATCTTCCGACAGGATTTCTCTGTTTCCTTTCTTGCCATGGttgctgcgcttctcctcgtcaagGCGCTGCACTGGCTTGCACAGAAGAGGGTCGAGTACATTGAGACCACGCCCTCTGTGCCCTTGCTCTCGCACATCAGGATCGTCTCCTTCATGGTTTTCCTGCTTACCGTCGACTGCCTCTTCCTGTCAAACTCGCTCAGGTCACTCATACAGAAGCAGGAGGCGTCCGTTGCCATCTTCTTCTCCTTTGA GTATATGATACTAGCAACATCCACAGTATCAACATTCGTGAAGTATATATTCTATGTTAGTGACATGCTAATGGAAGGTCAATGGGAGAAAAAGGCAGTGTATACATTTTACTTGGAGCTCATAAGTGACCTTGTGCACTTGTCATTATACATGCTCTTCTTCATAGCTATCTTCCT GAACTATGGTGTCCCGCTGCACTTGATTCGTGAGCTATATGAGACTTTCCGCAACTTCAGAATTCGCATTGCAGATTATGTGCGCTACAGAAAGATCACTTCCAACATGAATGAACGCTTTCCAGATGCTACATCAGAAGAGCTCGATGT GAGTGATGCTACATGTATTATTTGCCGTGAGGAGATGACTACAGCAAAGAAACTGCTCTGTGGGCATCTGTTCCATGTGCATTGTCTAAGGTCGTGGCTAGAACGCCAACACACTTGCCCCACGTGCAGAGCTCCAATCATTCCCGCAGATAATGGACATGCTGTATCAGCACGACAACATGGAGCCCAGGCTGGGGTTCAGCCTG GTACTGCCACTCCATCCTCAGAAGGAGCACCAGGTGAGAACATGAGCAGGCACCAAGCAAAACTTGAAGCTGCTGCAGCGGCAGCTTCTTTATATGGAAGGTCTTTTGTTTATCCTCCAGCAAACAccctaaaaag CAGGTCTGTTCCTCCTCAGCCTGCATCAAGTACACCACAATCTGAAGCAAGTAGCTCCAATCATCAGTcacaaaaagaccaagaaatgcagTCCCGAAACAGCAGCGATGGTTTAGTGCCTCTGCCTCTTAATGCAGATGGTGCTGTTGGTTCAGGAACAAGCACAAGGGACCTTGAAAATTCACTTCAGAAGGCACAAGAAAACTTTATTAAGAGCCAGATTGAG ATGTTACAGATCCAACTGCAAATGGTGCAGCGTGGCGCTGCTGGGCCGCCCAGTAACGAGAATACTGAGCACACAGAAGAATGA
- the LOC100384282 gene encoding ERAD-associated E3 ubiquitin-protein ligase HRD1 isoform X1, whose translation MIRLPTYAAFSLLATASAAYYAFSSREQFYPAMVYLSTSKICFVLLLNTGLVAMCVAWQLARRLFLGSLREAEVERLNEQSWREVIEILFAVTIFRQDFSVSFLAMVAALLLVKALHWLAQKRVEYIETTPSVPLLSHIRIVSFMVFLLTVDCLFLSNSLRSLIQKQEASVAIFFSFEYMILATSTVSTFVKYIFYVSDMLMEGQWEKKAVYTFYLELISDLVHLSLYMLFFIAIFLNYGVPLHLIRELYETFRNFRIRIADYVRYRKITSNMNERFPDATSEELDVSDATCIICREEMTTAKKLLCGHLFHVHCLRSWLERQHTCPTCRAPIIPADNGHAVSARQHGAQAGVQPAAGTATPSSEGAPGENMSRHQAKLEAAAAAASLYGRSFVYPPANTLKSRSVPPQPASSTPQSEASSSNHQSQKDQEMQSRNSSDGLVPLPLNADGAVGSGTSTRDLENSLQKAQENFIKSQIEMLQIQLQMVQRGAAGPPSNENTEHTEE comes from the exons ATGATCCGACTACCGACGTACGCAGCGTTCAGCCTGCTGGCGACGGCGTCGGCGGCGTACTACGCGTTCAGCAGCCGTGAGCAGTTCTACCCGGCGATGGTGTACCTCTCCACCTCCAAGATCTGCTTCGTGCTGCTCCTCAACACGGGCCTCGTCGCCATGTGCGTCGCCTGGCAGCTCGCCAGGCGCCTCTTCCTCGGCTCGCTCCGTGAGGCCGAGGTTGAGCGCCTCAACGAGCAGTCCTGGCGGGAGGTCATCGAGATCCTCTTTGCTGTCACCATCTTCCGACAGGATTTCTCTGTTTCCTTTCTTGCCATGGttgctgcgcttctcctcgtcaagGCGCTGCACTGGCTTGCACAGAAGAGGGTCGAGTACATTGAGACCACGCCCTCTGTGCCCTTGCTCTCGCACATCAGGATCGTCTCCTTCATGGTTTTCCTGCTTACCGTCGACTGCCTCTTCCTGTCAAACTCGCTCAGGTCACTCATACAGAAGCAGGAGGCGTCCGTTGCCATCTTCTTCTCCTTTGA GTATATGATACTAGCAACATCCACAGTATCAACATTCGTGAAGTATATATTCTATGTTAGTGACATGCTAATGGAAGGTCAATGGGAGAAAAAGGCAGTGTATACATTTTACTTGGAGCTCATAAGTGACCTTGTGCACTTGTCATTATACATGCTCTTCTTCATAGCTATCTTCCT GAACTATGGTGTCCCGCTGCACTTGATTCGTGAGCTATATGAGACTTTCCGCAACTTCAGAATTCGCATTGCAGATTATGTGCGCTACAGAAAGATCACTTCCAACATGAATGAACGCTTTCCAGATGCTACATCAGAAGAGCTCGATGT GAGTGATGCTACATGTATTATTTGCCGTGAGGAGATGACTACAGCAAAGAAACTGCTCTGTGGGCATCTGTTCCATGTGCATTGTCTAAGGTCGTGGCTAGAACGCCAACACACTTGCCCCACGTGCAGAGCTCCAATCATTCCCGCAGATAATGGACATGCTGTATCAGCACGACAACATGGAGCCCAGGCTGGGGTTCAGCCTG CTGCAGGTACTGCCACTCCATCCTCAGAAGGAGCACCAGGTGAGAACATGAGCAGGCACCAAGCAAAACTTGAAGCTGCTGCAGCGGCAGCTTCTTTATATGGAAGGTCTTTTGTTTATCCTCCAGCAAACAccctaaaaag CAGGTCTGTTCCTCCTCAGCCTGCATCAAGTACACCACAATCTGAAGCAAGTAGCTCCAATCATCAGTcacaaaaagaccaagaaatgcagTCCCGAAACAGCAGCGATGGTTTAGTGCCTCTGCCTCTTAATGCAGATGGTGCTGTTGGTTCAGGAACAAGCACAAGGGACCTTGAAAATTCACTTCAGAAGGCACAAGAAAACTTTATTAAGAGCCAGATTGAG ATGTTACAGATCCAACTGCAAATGGTGCAGCGTGGCGCTGCTGGGCCGCCCAGTAACGAGAATACTGAGCACACAGAAGAATGA
- the LOC100384282 gene encoding ERAD-associated E3 ubiquitin-protein ligase HRD1 isoform X3: MIRLPTYAAFSLLATASAAYYAFSSREQFYPAMVYLSTSKICFVLLLNTGLVAMCVAWQLARRLFLGSLREAEVERLNEQSWREVIEILFAVTIFRQDFSVSFLAMVAALLLVKALHWLAQKRVEYIETTPSVPLLSHIRIVSFMVFLLTVDCLFLSNSLRSLIQKQEASVAIFFSFEYMILATSTVSTFVKYIFYVSDMLMEGQWEKKAVYTFYLELISDLVHLSLYMLFFIAIFLNYGVPLHLIRELYETFRNFRIRIADYVRYRKITSNMNERFPDATSEELDVSDATCIICREEMTTAKKLLCGHLFHVHCLRSWLERQHTCPTCRAPIIPADNGHAVSARQHGAQAGVQPGTATPSSEGAPGENMSRHQAKLEAAAAAASLYGRSFVYPPANTLKRSVPPQPASSTPQSEASSSNHQSQKDQEMQSRNSSDGLVPLPLNADGAVGSGTSTRDLENSLQKAQENFIKSQIEMLQIQLQMVQRGAAGPPSNENTEHTEE, from the exons ATGATCCGACTACCGACGTACGCAGCGTTCAGCCTGCTGGCGACGGCGTCGGCGGCGTACTACGCGTTCAGCAGCCGTGAGCAGTTCTACCCGGCGATGGTGTACCTCTCCACCTCCAAGATCTGCTTCGTGCTGCTCCTCAACACGGGCCTCGTCGCCATGTGCGTCGCCTGGCAGCTCGCCAGGCGCCTCTTCCTCGGCTCGCTCCGTGAGGCCGAGGTTGAGCGCCTCAACGAGCAGTCCTGGCGGGAGGTCATCGAGATCCTCTTTGCTGTCACCATCTTCCGACAGGATTTCTCTGTTTCCTTTCTTGCCATGGttgctgcgcttctcctcgtcaagGCGCTGCACTGGCTTGCACAGAAGAGGGTCGAGTACATTGAGACCACGCCCTCTGTGCCCTTGCTCTCGCACATCAGGATCGTCTCCTTCATGGTTTTCCTGCTTACCGTCGACTGCCTCTTCCTGTCAAACTCGCTCAGGTCACTCATACAGAAGCAGGAGGCGTCCGTTGCCATCTTCTTCTCCTTTGA GTATATGATACTAGCAACATCCACAGTATCAACATTCGTGAAGTATATATTCTATGTTAGTGACATGCTAATGGAAGGTCAATGGGAGAAAAAGGCAGTGTATACATTTTACTTGGAGCTCATAAGTGACCTTGTGCACTTGTCATTATACATGCTCTTCTTCATAGCTATCTTCCT GAACTATGGTGTCCCGCTGCACTTGATTCGTGAGCTATATGAGACTTTCCGCAACTTCAGAATTCGCATTGCAGATTATGTGCGCTACAGAAAGATCACTTCCAACATGAATGAACGCTTTCCAGATGCTACATCAGAAGAGCTCGATGT GAGTGATGCTACATGTATTATTTGCCGTGAGGAGATGACTACAGCAAAGAAACTGCTCTGTGGGCATCTGTTCCATGTGCATTGTCTAAGGTCGTGGCTAGAACGCCAACACACTTGCCCCACGTGCAGAGCTCCAATCATTCCCGCAGATAATGGACATGCTGTATCAGCACGACAACATGGAGCCCAGGCTGGGGTTCAGCCTG GTACTGCCACTCCATCCTCAGAAGGAGCACCAGGTGAGAACATGAGCAGGCACCAAGCAAAACTTGAAGCTGCTGCAGCGGCAGCTTCTTTATATGGAAGGTCTTTTGTTTATCCTCCAGCAAACAccctaaaaag GTCTGTTCCTCCTCAGCCTGCATCAAGTACACCACAATCTGAAGCAAGTAGCTCCAATCATCAGTcacaaaaagaccaagaaatgcagTCCCGAAACAGCAGCGATGGTTTAGTGCCTCTGCCTCTTAATGCAGATGGTGCTGTTGGTTCAGGAACAAGCACAAGGGACCTTGAAAATTCACTTCAGAAGGCACAAGAAAACTTTATTAAGAGCCAGATTGAG ATGTTACAGATCCAACTGCAAATGGTGCAGCGTGGCGCTGCTGGGCCGCCCAGTAACGAGAATACTGAGCACACAGAAGAATGA
- the LOC100384282 gene encoding ERAD-associated E3 ubiquitin-protein ligase HRD1, with amino-acid sequence MIRLPTYAAFSLLATASAAYYAFSSREQFYPAMVYLSTSKICFVLLLNTGLVAMCVAWQLARRLFLGSLREAEVERLNEQSWREVIEILFAVTIFRQDFSVSFLAMVAALLLVKALHWLAQKRVEYIETTPSVPLLSHIRIVSFMVFLLTVDCLFLSNSLRSLIQKQEASVAIFFSFEYMILATSTVSTFVKYIFYVSDMLMEGQWEKKAVYTFYLELISDLVHLSLYMLFFIAIFLNYGVPLHLIRELYETFRNFRIRIADYVRYRKITSNMNERFPDATSEELDVSDATCIICREEMTTAKKLLCGHLFHVHCLRSWLERQHTCPTCRAPIIPADNGHAVSARQHGAQAGVQPAAGTATPSSEGAPGENMSRHQAKLEAAAAAASLYGRSFVYPPANTLKRSVPPQPASSTPQSEASSSNHQSQKDQEMQSRNSSDGLVPLPLNADGAVGSGTSTRDLENSLQKAQENFIKSQIEMLQIQLQMVQRGAAGPPSNENTEHTEE; translated from the exons ATGATCCGACTACCGACGTACGCAGCGTTCAGCCTGCTGGCGACGGCGTCGGCGGCGTACTACGCGTTCAGCAGCCGTGAGCAGTTCTACCCGGCGATGGTGTACCTCTCCACCTCCAAGATCTGCTTCGTGCTGCTCCTCAACACGGGCCTCGTCGCCATGTGCGTCGCCTGGCAGCTCGCCAGGCGCCTCTTCCTCGGCTCGCTCCGTGAGGCCGAGGTTGAGCGCCTCAACGAGCAGTCCTGGCGGGAGGTCATCGAGATCCTCTTTGCTGTCACCATCTTCCGACAGGATTTCTCTGTTTCCTTTCTTGCCATGGttgctgcgcttctcctcgtcaagGCGCTGCACTGGCTTGCACAGAAGAGGGTCGAGTACATTGAGACCACGCCCTCTGTGCCCTTGCTCTCGCACATCAGGATCGTCTCCTTCATGGTTTTCCTGCTTACCGTCGACTGCCTCTTCCTGTCAAACTCGCTCAGGTCACTCATACAGAAGCAGGAGGCGTCCGTTGCCATCTTCTTCTCCTTTGA GTATATGATACTAGCAACATCCACAGTATCAACATTCGTGAAGTATATATTCTATGTTAGTGACATGCTAATGGAAGGTCAATGGGAGAAAAAGGCAGTGTATACATTTTACTTGGAGCTCATAAGTGACCTTGTGCACTTGTCATTATACATGCTCTTCTTCATAGCTATCTTCCT GAACTATGGTGTCCCGCTGCACTTGATTCGTGAGCTATATGAGACTTTCCGCAACTTCAGAATTCGCATTGCAGATTATGTGCGCTACAGAAAGATCACTTCCAACATGAATGAACGCTTTCCAGATGCTACATCAGAAGAGCTCGATGT GAGTGATGCTACATGTATTATTTGCCGTGAGGAGATGACTACAGCAAAGAAACTGCTCTGTGGGCATCTGTTCCATGTGCATTGTCTAAGGTCGTGGCTAGAACGCCAACACACTTGCCCCACGTGCAGAGCTCCAATCATTCCCGCAGATAATGGACATGCTGTATCAGCACGACAACATGGAGCCCAGGCTGGGGTTCAGCCTG CTGCAGGTACTGCCACTCCATCCTCAGAAGGAGCACCAGGTGAGAACATGAGCAGGCACCAAGCAAAACTTGAAGCTGCTGCAGCGGCAGCTTCTTTATATGGAAGGTCTTTTGTTTATCCTCCAGCAAACAccctaaaaag GTCTGTTCCTCCTCAGCCTGCATCAAGTACACCACAATCTGAAGCAAGTAGCTCCAATCATCAGTcacaaaaagaccaagaaatgcagTCCCGAAACAGCAGCGATGGTTTAGTGCCTCTGCCTCTTAATGCAGATGGTGCTGTTGGTTCAGGAACAAGCACAAGGGACCTTGAAAATTCACTTCAGAAGGCACAAGAAAACTTTATTAAGAGCCAGATTGAG ATGTTACAGATCCAACTGCAAATGGTGCAGCGTGGCGCTGCTGGGCCGCCCAGTAACGAGAATACTGAGCACACAGAAGAATGA